The following proteins come from a genomic window of Tepidiforma thermophila:
- a CDS encoding MarR family winged helix-turn-helix transcriptional regulator codes for MDPRQRAAGIAMALLRLARAAEAEAREQGQAEGLTPAQAAVLRFAAKTRPDMATPGQLARLLGVRPPTAVGIVNPLVERGLIERRPHPFDGRQSVLALTAAGWEAWGRLERWQAGLEETLAALPPAELAAFEAVLAKVVAAEVRAGRLVVSAPCAGCVHFRPGAHPGSDRPHHCALIDRALGAAEAAMECPEHTPAAG; via the coding sequence GTGGACCCGCGGCAGCGCGCGGCCGGCATCGCCATGGCCCTCCTCCGGCTCGCCCGGGCGGCGGAGGCGGAGGCCCGCGAGCAGGGGCAGGCCGAGGGGCTGACGCCCGCGCAGGCGGCCGTGCTCCGCTTCGCCGCGAAGACCCGGCCCGACATGGCCACTCCCGGGCAGCTTGCGCGGCTCCTCGGCGTGCGCCCGCCGACGGCGGTGGGCATCGTGAACCCGCTGGTCGAGCGCGGGCTCATCGAGCGGCGGCCCCACCCGTTCGACGGCCGCCAGTCGGTGCTCGCCCTGACGGCCGCGGGCTGGGAGGCGTGGGGCCGGCTCGAGCGATGGCAGGCCGGGCTGGAGGAGACGCTGGCGGCGCTCCCCCCTGCCGAGCTGGCCGCCTTCGAAGCCGTGCTCGCGAAGGTGGTGGCCGCCGAGGTGCGGGCCGGCCGGCTGGTGGTCAGTGCGCCCTGCGCCGGCTGCGTCCACTTCCGGCCCGGCGCACACCCGGGGAGCGACCGGCCGCACCACTGCGCCCTCATCGACCGCGCCCTCGGCGCGGCGGAGGCCGCGATGGAGTGCCCGGAGCACACGCCCGCGGCCGGGTGA
- a CDS encoding protoglobin domain-containing protein, with translation MSTTAIPGYRYGDPALPPAPIGADGLRDLRAACLLSDDDLAALSEAAPIIEPQIEEILDTWYGFVGSHPFLLASFSTAEGPHQGYLAAVRARFGQWIRDTLRAGYDDRWLAYQREIGRRHASGKGEADGITGTPEVVPYRYLAALIVPITVTMRPFLAKGARDAEHLERMHQAWFKAVVLSVALWSEPYVREGWW, from the coding sequence ATGTCGACCACCGCCATTCCCGGCTACCGCTACGGCGACCCTGCCCTGCCCCCGGCCCCCATCGGCGCCGACGGCCTGCGCGACCTGCGCGCCGCCTGCCTGCTGAGCGACGACGACCTGGCGGCCCTGAGCGAGGCCGCACCGATCATCGAGCCGCAGATCGAGGAGATCCTCGATACCTGGTACGGGTTCGTCGGCTCGCACCCGTTCCTGCTCGCCTCATTCAGCACCGCCGAGGGCCCGCACCAGGGCTACCTCGCGGCCGTCCGGGCCCGCTTCGGCCAGTGGATCCGCGACACCCTGCGCGCCGGGTACGATGACCGCTGGCTCGCCTACCAGCGGGAGATCGGCCGGCGCCACGCCTCCGGCAAGGGGGAGGCCGACGGCATCACCGGGACGCCGGAGGTGGTGCCGTACCGCTACCTGGCCGCGCTGATCGTGCCGATCACGGTGACGATGCGCCCCTTCCTCGCGAAGGGCGCGCGGGACGCGGAGCACCTGGAGCGGATGCACCAGGCCTGGTTCAAGGCTGTCGTCCTCTCCGTCGCGCTCTGGTCGGAGCCGTACGTGCGGGAGGGCTGGTGGTAG
- the uvrB gene encoding excinuclease ABC subunit UvrB, giving the protein MTAIVRPQPAPFKLVSDFQPTGDQPEAIEKLVAGLERGDRYQTLLGVTGSGKTFTIANVIARTGRPTLVLAHNKTLAAQLCAELKEFFPENAVEYFVSYYDYYQPEAYVPRTDTYIAKDADINDEIDKLRHAATRALFTRRDVIIVASVSCIYGLGEPAEYQEFVLRFRKGERFSRQEAVRRMVSMQYERNDQNVVRGRFRVRGDSLTILPSYEELAVRIDFWGDEVERIVELDPLTGEIVAERDEIDIYPAKHFVTTKDRLEQAIAGIEKELEEQLAWLRSQGKILEAARLEERTHYDIEALRETGYCPGIENYSRHLQAREPGSTPWCLLDYFPDDWLLVVDESHITLPQVQGQYFGDRSRKETLVEYGFRLPSALDNRPLTFEEFDRHINQAIFVSATPGDYELRVSSQVVEQVIRPTGLLDPEIVVKPTKNQVDDLMDEIRRVVDKGQRALVTTLTKKMAEDLADYLKEMGIKTHYLHSEVETLDRVEILRDLRLGVYDVVVGINLLREGLDLPEVSLVCILDADKEGYLRSNRSLIQTIGRAARHVEGRVVMYADTITGSMQQAIDETYRRRRIQEEYNRKHGIQAASIQKAVRDITDHVRMQAAEEKAGYDAGPAPEALPKDELLRLVKELEQQMKAAAKNLEFEKAAALRDRIVELRRELVGTDAEELALFAAAAGKGGPLRFGRSQAGGRDRSRRYRR; this is encoded by the coding sequence ATGACGGCCATCGTCCGACCGCAGCCTGCGCCCTTCAAGCTCGTCTCCGACTTCCAGCCGACCGGCGACCAGCCCGAGGCGATCGAGAAGCTCGTCGCGGGGCTGGAGCGGGGCGACCGCTACCAGACGCTGCTCGGGGTCACCGGCTCGGGCAAGACGTTTACCATCGCGAACGTCATCGCCCGCACGGGGCGGCCGACGCTCGTCCTCGCCCACAACAAGACGCTCGCCGCCCAGCTCTGCGCCGAGCTGAAAGAGTTCTTCCCCGAGAACGCGGTCGAGTACTTCGTCAGCTACTACGACTACTACCAGCCCGAGGCCTACGTCCCGCGGACCGACACCTACATCGCCAAGGACGCGGACATCAATGACGAGATCGACAAGCTCCGCCATGCGGCCACGCGGGCGCTCTTTACGCGGCGGGACGTGATCATCGTGGCGAGCGTGAGCTGCATCTACGGCCTCGGCGAGCCGGCCGAATACCAGGAGTTCGTCCTCCGCTTCCGGAAGGGCGAGCGGTTCAGCCGCCAGGAGGCGGTGCGGCGGATGGTCTCGATGCAGTACGAGCGGAACGACCAGAACGTGGTCCGCGGGCGGTTCCGGGTGCGCGGCGACTCGCTGACCATCCTCCCGAGCTACGAAGAGCTGGCCGTGCGCATCGACTTCTGGGGCGACGAGGTCGAGCGGATCGTCGAGCTCGACCCGCTGACCGGCGAAATTGTGGCCGAGCGCGACGAGATCGACATCTACCCGGCGAAGCACTTCGTGACGACGAAGGACCGGCTCGAGCAGGCGATCGCCGGCATCGAAAAGGAGCTGGAGGAGCAGCTCGCCTGGCTCCGCTCGCAGGGGAAGATCCTGGAGGCGGCCCGCCTCGAAGAGCGCACCCACTACGACATCGAGGCCCTCCGCGAGACCGGCTACTGCCCGGGCATCGAGAACTACTCCCGCCACTTGCAGGCGCGGGAACCCGGCTCCACGCCCTGGTGCCTGCTCGACTACTTCCCCGACGACTGGCTGCTCGTCGTCGATGAGTCGCACATCACCCTGCCGCAGGTGCAGGGGCAGTACTTCGGCGACCGCTCCCGCAAGGAGACGCTCGTCGAATACGGTTTTCGCCTCCCCTCCGCGCTGGACAACCGCCCGCTCACCTTCGAGGAGTTCGACCGCCACATCAACCAGGCGATCTTCGTGAGCGCCACCCCGGGCGACTACGAGCTGCGCGTCTCGAGCCAGGTGGTGGAGCAGGTCATCCGCCCGACGGGCCTGCTCGACCCCGAGATTGTGGTGAAGCCGACCAAGAACCAGGTCGACGACCTGATGGACGAGATCCGCCGGGTGGTCGATAAGGGCCAGCGCGCGCTGGTCACCACGCTCACGAAGAAGATGGCCGAGGACCTCGCCGACTACCTGAAGGAGATGGGCATCAAGACCCACTACCTCCATTCGGAGGTGGAGACGCTCGACCGGGTGGAGATCCTGCGCGACCTCCGGCTCGGGGTGTACGACGTGGTGGTCGGCATCAACCTGCTGCGCGAGGGGCTCGACCTGCCGGAGGTGTCGCTCGTCTGCATCCTCGACGCCGACAAGGAGGGGTACCTCCGTTCGAACCGGTCGCTCATCCAGACGATCGGGCGGGCCGCGCGCCACGTCGAGGGCCGGGTGGTGATGTACGCCGACACCATTACGGGGAGCATGCAGCAGGCGATCGACGAGACGTACCGGCGCCGGCGGATCCAGGAGGAGTACAACCGGAAGCACGGCATCCAGGCGGCGAGCATCCAGAAGGCGGTGCGCGACATCACCGACCACGTCCGCATGCAGGCCGCCGAGGAGAAGGCCGGCTACGATGCCGGCCCGGCGCCGGAAGCGCTGCCGAAGGACGAGCTGCTGCGGCTGGTGAAGGAGCTCGAGCAGCAGATGAAGGCCGCCGCGAAGAACCTCGAGTTCGAGAAGGCGGCGGCCCTGCGCGACCGGATCGTGGAGCTCCGCCGCGAACTGGTGGGCACCGATGCGGAAGAGCTGGCCCTCTTTGCGGCGGCCGCCGGGAAGGGCGGGCCGCTCCGCTTCGGCCGGAGCCAGGCGGGCGGCCGCGACCGCTCCCGGCGCTACCGGCGGTAG
- a CDS encoding enoyl-CoA hydratase/isomerase family protein has product MSNLIAIEDAGHVRTIRLNRPEVKNALSQELAWGVVTAIEEAMDVDDVWLICLTGTGDAFCSGLDLRGPGDYSPKSPLNTQLDDLGWVSQFLLTLRQKCEKPIVGAINGVAVGAGLSLALATDIRLMKRSARILAGYPRIGGSPDGGMTFTLSQAIGYEQTMRFLLENKTVDAEEALRLGLVGEVVDDDRWEARVAEYCQRLCAAVSPITMRLTKRTVVKATTPIDLEAQCRLELASIRMAFASEDGREARAAFLEKRPPVFRGR; this is encoded by the coding sequence GTGTCCAACCTCATCGCCATCGAAGACGCCGGCCACGTCCGGACCATCCGCCTCAACCGTCCCGAGGTGAAGAACGCCCTCAGCCAGGAGCTCGCCTGGGGCGTGGTCACCGCCATCGAGGAGGCGATGGACGTCGACGACGTCTGGCTCATCTGCCTCACGGGCACGGGCGACGCCTTCTGCTCCGGCCTCGACCTCCGCGGGCCCGGCGACTACAGCCCGAAGTCGCCGCTCAACACCCAGCTCGACGACCTCGGCTGGGTCTCCCAGTTCCTCCTCACCCTCCGGCAGAAATGCGAGAAGCCGATCGTCGGCGCCATCAACGGCGTGGCCGTCGGCGCCGGGCTCTCCCTCGCGCTCGCGACCGACATCCGGCTGATGAAGCGGAGCGCCCGCATCCTCGCCGGCTACCCGCGCATCGGCGGCTCGCCCGACGGCGGCATGACCTTCACCCTCTCCCAGGCGATCGGCTACGAGCAGACCATGCGCTTCCTGCTCGAGAACAAGACGGTCGATGCCGAGGAGGCGCTCCGCCTCGGGCTGGTCGGCGAAGTGGTCGACGATGACCGCTGGGAGGCGCGCGTCGCCGAGTACTGCCAGCGCCTCTGCGCGGCGGTTTCGCCGATCACCATGCGGCTGACGAAGCGCACGGTGGTGAAGGCGACCACGCCCATCGACCTGGAGGCGCAGTGCCGGCTGGAGCTGGCCAGCATCCGCATGGCGTTCGCCAGTGAAGACGGCCGGGAGGCGCGGGCAGCCTTCCTCGAGAAGCGGCCGCCGGTGTTCAGGGGGCGCTGA
- a CDS encoding SDR family oxidoreductase, with protein sequence MGRLEGQVAIVTGGASGIGEQTVRTFVAEGARVVIADVQEERGHHLAEALGTQASFLRTNVAEEAEVAAAVDHALGRWGRLDVMFNNAGFGGVSGPIDELDMAAYDQTMAVLLRGVFLGAKHAARAMKPARRGVILNTSSVAGLQAGFGPVVYSAAKAAVAHLSRCLAVELAEFGIRVNAICPGVTVTNIFAAGMGLSGPAAEALLPRIDAALADWAPLRRSGQPADIANAALWLASDEASYVTGQAIVVDGGLTAGRSLEEFGQRLAAALGLSAEQWQAMRDAARRGQG encoded by the coding sequence ATGGGCAGGCTCGAAGGGCAGGTCGCCATCGTCACCGGGGGCGCCAGCGGCATCGGCGAACAGACGGTCCGCACGTTCGTCGCCGAGGGCGCGCGCGTCGTCATCGCCGATGTCCAGGAGGAGCGCGGCCACCACCTCGCCGAGGCGCTCGGCACCCAGGCCAGCTTCCTCCGCACCAACGTCGCGGAGGAGGCCGAGGTCGCCGCCGCGGTCGACCACGCCCTGGGCCGCTGGGGCCGGCTCGATGTGATGTTCAACAACGCCGGCTTCGGCGGCGTGTCCGGGCCGATCGACGAGCTCGACATGGCCGCCTACGACCAGACGATGGCGGTCCTCCTCCGCGGGGTCTTCCTCGGGGCGAAGCACGCCGCCCGGGCGATGAAGCCGGCCCGGCGCGGGGTCATCCTGAACACGAGCAGCGTCGCCGGGCTGCAGGCCGGCTTCGGTCCGGTGGTCTACAGCGCGGCGAAGGCCGCGGTCGCCCACCTGAGCCGCTGCCTCGCGGTCGAACTGGCGGAGTTCGGCATCCGCGTCAACGCCATCTGCCCCGGCGTGACGGTCACGAACATCTTCGCGGCCGGCATGGGGCTGAGCGGGCCCGCCGCGGAGGCGCTCCTGCCGCGGATCGATGCCGCCCTCGCCGACTGGGCGCCGCTCCGCCGCTCCGGCCAGCCGGCCGATATCGCGAACGCCGCCCTCTGGCTGGCGAGCGACGAAGCGAGCTACGTCACCGGCCAGGCGATTGTCGTCGACGGCGGGCTCACGGCCGGGCGGTCGCTCGAGGAGTTCGGGCAGCGGCTCGCCGCCGCGCTGGGGCTGAGCGCCGAGCAGTGGCAGGCGATGCGCGACGCCGCCCGCCGCGGCCAGGGCTAA
- a CDS encoding enoyl-CoA hydratase/isomerase family protein, whose amino-acid sequence MEYEQILYEKRGHTVIITMNRPERLNAWTWKMAAERNDAFRRANADPEVASIILTGAGRGFCAGADVRDAFQRGLDSQGQARREERDTTNYVELVRTSKPMIAAVNGVCVGVGLTSILPMDIIIASDQARFGMFFVKMGLVPELASTYFLTQRVGFGMASDMCLTGRLVDAEEALRTGLVQKVVPHEQLMDAAMEYANMLAQNPDRQMGWIKELITKNGANPDYNEVMRLEHGRIAECYSTPEHREAVAAFQEKRPAKFR is encoded by the coding sequence ATGGAGTACGAGCAGATCCTCTACGAGAAGCGGGGCCACACCGTCATCATCACGATGAACCGCCCGGAGCGGCTGAACGCCTGGACCTGGAAGATGGCCGCGGAGCGGAACGACGCCTTCCGGCGCGCCAACGCCGACCCGGAGGTCGCCTCGATCATCCTGACCGGGGCGGGCCGCGGCTTCTGCGCCGGCGCCGACGTGCGCGACGCCTTCCAGCGCGGCCTCGATTCGCAGGGACAGGCCCGCCGCGAGGAGCGCGACACGACGAACTACGTCGAGCTGGTCCGCACCTCGAAGCCGATGATCGCCGCGGTGAACGGCGTGTGCGTCGGCGTGGGGCTCACGTCGATCCTGCCCATGGACATCATCATCGCCTCCGACCAGGCCCGCTTCGGGATGTTCTTCGTGAAGATGGGCCTCGTGCCGGAGCTGGCGAGCACCTACTTCCTCACCCAGCGGGTCGGCTTCGGCATGGCGAGCGATATGTGCCTCACCGGCCGGCTGGTCGATGCCGAGGAGGCGCTGCGCACCGGGCTGGTGCAGAAGGTGGTCCCGCACGAGCAGCTGATGGACGCGGCGATGGAGTACGCGAACATGCTGGCGCAGAACCCGGACCGCCAGATGGGCTGGATCAAGGAGCTCATCACGAAGAACGGCGCGAACCCGGACTACAACGAGGTGATGCGGCTGGAGCACGGCCGGATCGCCGAGTGCTACAGCACGCCGGAGCACCGCGAGGCGGTGGCCGCCTTCCAGGAGAAGCGGCCCGCGAAGTTCCGTTAG
- the obgE gene encoding GTPase ObgE, which yields MLDAVEITVKGGNGGHGLVSYHREKFVPQGGPDGGDGGRGGRVFLRAVDDVYTLELYRSRKRFQAGAGGNGGPNLRHGANGQDLYLEVPVGTVVYDAETGDLLADLAEVGQEVLVAHGGRGGWGNKRFATPTNQTPGYSQKGQEGEERRLRLELRLLADVGLIGLPNAGKSTLLAAVSNAKPKIASYPFTTLEPMLGVVNVGWERFTLADLPGLVEGASEGYGLGFEFLKHVRRCRVLLHVVSCESPDPVTDYELIEGELRAYDPGLEHVARVVAVTKADLDHAAAERSAEALAAHLGRPVRVISAHDGTGLGPLKEELMALVKAERARAASQPPAEVPVIRPAPVDRFVVTIDEDGRYVVDGYTAVTFVKMMDTGMPGALDEVMRRLERWGIAKELRRLGIKPGDVVVFDDVEIAWEG from the coding sequence ATGCTTGATGCAGTCGAAATCACGGTGAAGGGCGGAAACGGCGGCCACGGCCTCGTGAGCTACCACCGGGAGAAGTTCGTGCCCCAGGGCGGCCCCGACGGCGGCGACGGCGGCCGCGGCGGGCGCGTCTTCCTGCGCGCCGTCGATGATGTCTACACCCTCGAGCTGTACCGTTCGCGGAAACGGTTCCAGGCCGGCGCCGGCGGCAACGGCGGCCCGAACCTCCGCCACGGCGCCAACGGCCAGGACCTCTACCTCGAGGTGCCGGTCGGCACCGTCGTCTACGATGCCGAGACCGGCGACCTGCTGGCCGACCTGGCGGAGGTTGGCCAGGAGGTGCTCGTCGCCCACGGCGGCCGCGGCGGCTGGGGGAACAAGCGGTTCGCCACGCCGACCAACCAGACGCCCGGCTACTCCCAGAAGGGACAGGAGGGCGAAGAGCGGCGGCTCCGGCTCGAGCTTCGGCTCCTCGCCGATGTCGGGCTGATCGGCCTGCCGAACGCCGGCAAATCCACCCTGCTGGCGGCCGTTTCGAACGCGAAGCCGAAGATTGCGAGCTACCCGTTCACCACCCTCGAGCCGATGCTCGGCGTCGTCAACGTCGGCTGGGAACGGTTCACCCTCGCCGACCTGCCCGGGCTGGTCGAAGGCGCGTCGGAGGGGTACGGGCTCGGCTTCGAGTTCCTGAAGCACGTCCGGCGGTGCCGCGTCCTGCTCCATGTCGTCTCCTGCGAATCGCCCGACCCGGTCACCGACTACGAGCTGATCGAAGGCGAACTGCGCGCCTACGACCCCGGGCTGGAGCACGTCGCGCGGGTGGTGGCCGTCACGAAGGCCGACCTCGACCATGCCGCGGCGGAGCGCTCCGCGGAGGCGCTCGCGGCACACCTCGGGCGGCCCGTCAGGGTGATCTCGGCGCACGACGGCACCGGCCTCGGACCGCTCAAGGAGGAGCTGATGGCGCTCGTGAAGGCCGAACGGGCGCGGGCCGCCAGCCAGCCGCCCGCCGAGGTTCCGGTCATCCGGCCGGCGCCGGTCGACCGGTTCGTCGTGACCATCGACGAAGACGGCCGGTACGTGGTCGATGGTTACACGGCGGTCACTTTCGTGAAGATGATGGACACCGGGATGCCCGGGGCGCTCGACGAGGTGATGCGCCGGCTCGAGCGGTGGGGCATCGCGAAGGAGCTGCGCCGGCTCGGCATTAAGCCGGGCGACGTGGTGGTCTTCGACGACGTCGAGATCGCCTGGGAAGGGTGA
- a CDS encoding PIG-L deacetylase family protein, producing MTATEFVPPSAMVVVAHPDDAEFLCAGTVAKWAARGCEVTYVVITKGDKGSDDPEMTTERLAAIREAEQRAAGAVLGVQNFEFMGYPDGYLQPTLELRRDLARLIRKYRPHSVITFDPTNRFLSDTYINHPDHRAAGDAALDAVFPAARDRLTFPELLVDGYEPWKVRQVWLGAAAHPNAWVDISETLELKKQALLCHPSQLAPEVALFVEGMARMAGEPKGLAAAEAFRRFIIEADPVHEAPPAWR from the coding sequence GTGACCGCAACCGAGTTCGTCCCGCCCAGTGCGATGGTGGTGGTCGCCCACCCGGATGACGCCGAGTTCCTCTGCGCGGGGACGGTGGCGAAGTGGGCCGCCCGCGGCTGCGAGGTGACCTATGTGGTCATCACGAAGGGCGACAAGGGCAGCGACGACCCGGAAATGACGACCGAGCGGCTGGCCGCCATCCGCGAGGCCGAGCAGCGCGCCGCCGGCGCCGTCCTCGGCGTGCAGAACTTCGAGTTCATGGGCTACCCCGACGGCTACCTCCAGCCCACGCTCGAGCTGCGGCGCGACCTCGCCCGGCTCATCCGGAAGTACCGCCCGCACTCCGTCATCACCTTCGACCCGACCAACCGCTTCCTCTCCGACACCTACATCAACCACCCGGACCACCGCGCGGCCGGCGATGCGGCCCTCGACGCCGTCTTCCCGGCGGCGCGCGACCGGCTCACCTTCCCGGAGCTGCTGGTCGACGGCTACGAACCGTGGAAGGTGCGGCAGGTGTGGCTCGGCGCGGCGGCCCACCCGAATGCGTGGGTCGATATCTCGGAGACGCTGGAGCTGAAGAAACAGGCCCTCCTCTGCCACCCGAGCCAGCTCGCGCCGGAGGTGGCGCTGTTCGTCGAGGGGATGGCGCGCATGGCGGGCGAGCCGAAGGGGCTTGCCGCCGCCGAGGCCTTCCGGCGGTTCATCATCGAAGCCGACCCGGTGCACGAGGCGCCGCCCGCCTGGCGCTAG
- a CDS encoding PEP-utilizing enzyme: protein MKPWVVGTRPSKRYPLWTRANVGEVFPDPVAPLSFSLLMEKDTEGAWRDALVRMGAFTYDEFDPDNMETLGIFGSYCYLNAQVTRILGERAPGLSAQAMDDLFYGAQPGVPPYEPAPGDHNEERTAALAKTFEWAMTVQHLERPALDAKRVAGLRAARPELENLSNEALWAYGKGVALANHRRLFSEHIFTTFISTVPVGAVTQICAAVGRPADALRVIQGVGDVESAAPSLAMWKLGRMIAADRELTAAFDAGVEGVLDRIRGLGENGQRFLEAFDAFLYDYGCRGPNEWESRCHTWETKPELALAAIDRMRLAPESASPEARQKELAAERERVTQEIAAMLAGDPQNQGLFLAAANAARGFQAGRERTKTNNIRMIHEVRMALHTIGRRMVAAGHLDDVGDYAFLLAEEFDDWLQHPAKYGSTIRERKALYEEYASRQEPFVFWGEIPDPETWPKKADVTTEPVKPGEVLQGFQGCAGKATGRARVVLDPLDPRGLEPGDILVAPITDPSWTPLFVPAAAVVVDVGAAQSHAMIVSRELGIPCVPSVTNATKRIPDGATITVDGDAGTVTVVALP from the coding sequence ATGAAGCCGTGGGTGGTCGGCACCCGGCCGAGCAAACGGTACCCGCTCTGGACCCGCGCCAACGTCGGCGAGGTCTTCCCCGACCCGGTCGCACCGCTCTCCTTCTCGCTCCTGATGGAGAAGGACACGGAGGGCGCCTGGCGCGACGCGCTCGTGCGCATGGGCGCGTTCACGTACGACGAGTTCGACCCCGACAACATGGAGACGCTCGGGATCTTCGGCTCGTACTGCTACCTGAACGCGCAGGTGACGCGCATCCTCGGCGAGCGGGCGCCCGGCCTCTCGGCCCAGGCGATGGACGACCTCTTCTACGGGGCCCAGCCGGGCGTGCCGCCCTACGAGCCGGCCCCCGGCGACCACAACGAAGAGCGGACCGCGGCGCTCGCGAAGACGTTCGAGTGGGCGATGACGGTGCAGCACCTGGAGCGGCCGGCGCTCGATGCGAAGCGCGTCGCCGGGCTGCGGGCGGCCCGCCCCGAGCTGGAGAACCTCTCGAACGAGGCGCTCTGGGCCTACGGGAAGGGGGTCGCGCTCGCCAACCACCGGCGCCTCTTCTCCGAGCACATCTTCACCACCTTTATCTCCACGGTCCCGGTCGGCGCGGTGACGCAGATCTGCGCGGCGGTGGGCCGGCCGGCCGATGCCCTCCGCGTCATCCAGGGCGTGGGCGACGTGGAATCGGCCGCGCCCTCGCTTGCCATGTGGAAGCTCGGCCGGATGATCGCCGCCGACCGCGAGCTGACGGCCGCCTTCGACGCCGGCGTTGAGGGTGTGCTCGACCGGATCCGCGGCCTCGGTGAGAACGGCCAGCGCTTCCTCGAGGCCTTCGATGCCTTCCTCTACGACTACGGCTGCCGCGGCCCGAACGAATGGGAGAGCCGCTGCCACACCTGGGAGACGAAGCCGGAGCTCGCCCTGGCCGCCATCGACCGGATGCGGCTCGCCCCCGAGAGCGCTTCGCCCGAGGCGCGCCAGAAGGAGCTCGCGGCCGAGCGCGAGCGGGTCACGCAGGAGATCGCCGCGATGCTCGCCGGCGACCCGCAGAACCAGGGCCTCTTCCTCGCCGCCGCCAATGCCGCCCGCGGCTTCCAGGCCGGCCGCGAACGGACCAAGACGAACAACATCCGGATGATCCACGAGGTCCGGATGGCCCTCCACACCATCGGCCGGCGGATGGTCGCCGCCGGGCACCTCGACGACGTCGGCGACTACGCCTTCCTCCTCGCCGAGGAGTTCGACGACTGGCTGCAGCACCCGGCGAAGTACGGTTCGACCATCCGCGAGCGGAAGGCGCTCTACGAGGAGTACGCCAGCCGGCAGGAGCCGTTCGTCTTCTGGGGCGAAATCCCCGACCCGGAAACCTGGCCGAAGAAGGCCGACGTCACCACCGAGCCGGTGAAGCCGGGAGAGGTGCTCCAGGGCTTCCAGGGGTGCGCCGGGAAGGCGACCGGCCGCGCCCGCGTTGTCCTCGACCCGCTCGATCCGCGCGGCCTCGAACCGGGCGACATCCTCGTGGCGCCGATCACCGACCCTTCCTGGACGCCGCTCTTCGTCCCCGCCGCGGCCGTGGTGGTCGATGTCGGTGCGGCTCAGAGCCACGCCATGATCGTGAGCCGCGAGCTCGGCATCCCCTGCGTGCCCTCCGTGACCAACGCCACGAAGCGGATCCCCGACGGCGCGACCATCACCGTCGACGGCGACGCCGGGACCGTGACGGTCGTGGCGCTGCCCTGA